A region from the Longimicrobium sp. genome encodes:
- a CDS encoding (2Fe-2S)-binding protein, producing the protein MPSSVEITLHVNGTEQRREVEPRLLLSDFIRHELGLTGTHVGCEHGVCGACTVLMDGAPVRSCLVFAAQADGCELRTVEGLADGDALHPLQAAFRDAHGLQCGFCTPGFLMTLVPFLAENPDPTEDDVRLAISGNLCRCTGYAKIVDAVLLAAERMRRDSSGDLLSIEPDPHPVEAS; encoded by the coding sequence ATGCCGTCATCCGTCGAGATCACCCTACACGTCAACGGGACCGAACAGCGCCGGGAGGTGGAGCCGCGGCTGCTGCTGAGCGACTTCATCCGCCACGAGCTGGGGCTCACCGGCACGCACGTGGGGTGCGAACATGGCGTCTGCGGCGCGTGCACGGTGCTGATGGATGGCGCGCCGGTTCGTAGCTGCCTGGTGTTCGCGGCGCAGGCGGACGGGTGCGAGCTGCGCACCGTCGAGGGGCTGGCGGACGGCGACGCGCTGCATCCCCTGCAGGCCGCCTTCCGCGACGCGCACGGGCTGCAGTGCGGCTTCTGCACGCCCGGCTTCCTGATGACGTTGGTTCCCTTCCTCGCCGAGAACCCCGATCCCACCGAGGACGACGTCCGCCTGGCCATCTCGGGCAATCTCTGCCGCTGCACCGGCTACGCGAAGATCGTCGACGCCGTCCTGCTCGCCGCCGAGCGCATGCGCAGGGATTCGAGCGGAGACCTCCTCTCCATCGAGCCCGATCCCCACCCCGTGGAGGCATCGTGA
- a CDS encoding DUF2335 domain-containing protein: MITHVTEFELRKGPIPDAEELARYGRAHPGAPDIILSEFKQQSAHRRTLERRAQLLDRKALEASILSERMGVVCALVISLVGFGCATFLVGAGHGVEGTVIFGLDVGALVSAFILGRSRTAEAREHPRSPA; this comes from the coding sequence GTGATCACGCACGTCACGGAGTTCGAGCTGCGCAAAGGCCCCATCCCCGACGCGGAAGAGCTCGCGCGCTACGGCCGTGCGCATCCCGGCGCGCCCGACATCATCCTGAGCGAGTTCAAGCAGCAGTCGGCGCATCGCCGGACGCTGGAGCGCCGGGCGCAGCTGCTGGACCGGAAGGCGCTCGAGGCGTCGATCCTGAGCGAGCGCATGGGCGTGGTGTGCGCGCTGGTGATCTCGCTGGTGGGGTTCGGCTGCGCGACCTTCCTCGTCGGCGCCGGGCACGGGGTGGAAGGAACCGTGATCTTCGGCCTCGACGTGGGGGCGCTCGTCTCGGCCTTCATCCTGGGGCGCAGCCGCACCGCCGAAGCACGGGAGCACCCGCGGTCACCCGCCTGA
- a CDS encoding serine/threonine-protein kinase, which produces MSGILALLLGRRLCDRYRVDSVIATGGMGAVCGAFDLNLERRVAVKVMTAVAPDEDEAGRLKMRFHREATAAARLRHPNVVTVHDFGTDRDLGIDFLVMELLAGEDLAARMRRAGGPLPVEEAVEILREGGMGLAAGHRAGMVHRDVKPANIYLVAEPGGWEVKVLDFGIAQVRQESGSDPYTPLTRFGSPHTPRYASPEQLAGGRALTAASDIYSFALTGLEMLGGEHPGGLNSTGDDKQAARMIKRLLAARPDVPMRLAAVLRRALRLDPATRFPDADAFLDALEQWDKAPPRDAASAAGYASIIPSAPQAAWAAPAGSSPAMADEDATVIAPPHVPEGTVAAPAGPIPQPMPVPAGAPAPPPAAPDAAGDAEPKPRRRLRLRPAGWLLLLLLVAALAAAYALWPAGPARVRPDDGRAPQRPDIGAQVSTGPAGGPAIAADEWERVAGDGAYGSGDALFVVIVASFTPDQLWRAGQIRDAAMERGYGVGLANSAVYPELRDGYVALVAGPYADRESAAEALVDIRGNLAGDAFLKRVTLRRP; this is translated from the coding sequence TTGTCCGGCATCCTCGCCCTCCTCCTCGGCCGCCGCCTGTGCGACCGCTACCGCGTCGACTCCGTGATCGCAACGGGCGGCATGGGCGCGGTGTGCGGGGCGTTCGACCTGAACCTGGAGCGGCGCGTCGCCGTCAAGGTGATGACCGCCGTCGCGCCGGACGAGGACGAGGCGGGGCGGCTGAAGATGCGCTTCCACCGCGAGGCCACCGCCGCGGCTCGGCTGCGCCATCCCAACGTGGTCACGGTGCACGACTTCGGCACCGACCGCGACCTGGGGATCGATTTCCTGGTGATGGAGCTCCTCGCCGGCGAGGACCTGGCCGCGCGGATGCGCCGCGCCGGCGGGCCGCTCCCCGTGGAGGAGGCGGTGGAGATCCTGCGCGAGGGCGGGATGGGCCTGGCCGCCGGGCACCGCGCGGGGATGGTGCACCGCGACGTGAAGCCGGCCAACATCTACCTCGTGGCCGAGCCGGGGGGGTGGGAGGTGAAGGTGCTGGACTTCGGCATCGCGCAGGTGCGGCAGGAGTCCGGCAGCGACCCGTACACGCCGCTGACCCGCTTCGGCTCACCGCACACGCCGCGCTACGCCAGCCCCGAGCAGCTGGCCGGCGGCCGCGCGCTCACGGCCGCGAGCGACATCTACTCCTTTGCCCTGACCGGGCTGGAGATGCTGGGCGGCGAGCATCCCGGGGGCCTGAACAGCACCGGCGACGACAAGCAGGCCGCGCGCATGATCAAGCGCCTGCTCGCGGCGCGCCCCGACGTGCCCATGCGCCTGGCCGCCGTGCTGCGCCGCGCGCTCCGGCTCGACCCGGCCACGCGCTTCCCCGACGCGGACGCCTTCCTCGACGCGCTGGAGCAGTGGGACAAGGCGCCCCCGCGCGACGCCGCCTCGGCCGCGGGATACGCCTCCATCATCCCCTCCGCGCCGCAGGCCGCGTGGGCTGCGCCGGCGGGATCATCGCCGGCGATGGCGGACGAGGACGCGACCGTCATCGCCCCGCCGCACGTGCCGGAGGGGACGGTGGCGGCGCCGGCGGGCCCCATCCCCCAGCCGATGCCGGTGCCCGCGGGCGCGCCGGCCCCGCCGCCCGCCGCGCCCGACGCCGCCGGCGACGCGGAGCCGAAGCCGCGGCGCCGCCTCCGCCTGCGGCCGGCGGGATGGCTGCTGCTGCTCCTGCTGGTGGCCGCGCTGGCCGCGGCCTACGCGCTGTGGCCTGCCGGGCCCGCCCGCGTCCGCCCCGACGACGGCCGAGCGCCGCAGCGTCCCGACATCGGCGCGCAGGTCTCCACCGGCCCCGCCGGCGGGCCGGCGATCGCGGCGGACGAGTGGGAGCGGGTGGCTGGGGACGGCGCGTACGGGAGCGGTGACGCGCTGTTCGTGGTGATCGTGGCCTCGTTCACCCCCGACCAGCTCTGGCGCGCCGGGCAGATCCGCGACGCGGCGATGGAGCGGGGATACGGCGTCGGCCTGGCCAACTCCGCCGTCTACCCCGAGCTGCGCGACGGCTACGTGGCGCTCGTCGCCGGCCCTTACGCGGACCGCGAGTCGGCCGCCGAGGCGCTGGTCGACATCCGCGGCAACCTGGCGGGCGACGCGTTCCTCAAGCGCGTCACCCTGCGCCGGCCCTGA